A genomic segment from Bacillus mesophilus encodes:
- a CDS encoding response regulator yields the protein MIKILLVDDHAVVRTGLKMLLNSVEDMEVVGEATEGNEAIQKAEELNPDVILMDLSMPHGKDGLLATAEIKQMLPRINILILTMHDDEEYLFRAIKTGASGCILKSAPHDELLKAIKVVYEGSAYLYPSATKKLMEEYVDNLRSGVNTDTYSLLSEREKEVLTLIAKGFSNKEIAEQLIISVKTVETHKANVMEKLKLKTRPELVEYAVKKGLLSYGL from the coding sequence TTGATCAAAATTCTATTAGTGGATGACCATGCAGTTGTAAGAACAGGCTTGAAAATGTTATTAAATTCGGTAGAGGATATGGAGGTTGTTGGTGAAGCAACTGAAGGAAATGAAGCCATCCAAAAGGCAGAGGAACTAAATCCTGATGTTATATTAATGGACCTTAGCATGCCTCATGGTAAGGATGGTTTATTAGCAACAGCTGAAATTAAACAAATGCTTCCAAGAATCAATATATTAATCTTAACAATGCATGATGATGAGGAGTATTTATTTAGAGCCATTAAAACAGGGGCGTCTGGCTGTATTTTAAAAAGTGCTCCACATGATGAACTGTTAAAAGCCATTAAAGTAGTGTACGAAGGTTCTGCTTATTTATATCCCTCTGCAACTAAAAAGCTGATGGAGGAGTATGTGGATAATTTAAGAAGTGGCGTTAACACTGACACCTATTCTCTTTTATCAGAACGAGAAAAAGAAGTGTTAACTCTTATTGCAAAAGGATTTTCGAATAAAGAAATTGCGGAGCAGTTAATTATTAGTGTCAAGACTGTAGAAACTCATAAAGCAAATGTGATGGAAAAGCTTAAGCTTAAAACTAGGCCGGAATTAGTTGAATATGCTGTGAAAAAGGGTCTGTTAAGCTATGGATTATAA
- a CDS encoding sensor histidine kinase: MPLSSKTLSEVIHSFERENKRISSELHEGIAQTLYSVYTGLQIIEMKNKDQEIGQQVNQLTHLVERSIADLRWLATDLHPPSMDDYGVFSALKAYVTIYIKTFGTEVLLHSIGTEVRFSGFSEKLLFRSCQETLKIIGKCSETEEITIIFDWDESSVRISFHIKGLKESSIDLDVEMKKVKAKTLLIHGDLEIRKVSEMETVLTIDVPYPVEVNELDQNSISG, from the coding sequence ATGCCACTAAGTTCAAAAACTTTATCAGAAGTGATTCACTCATTTGAGAGAGAAAATAAACGAATTTCAAGTGAGTTACATGAAGGAATTGCCCAGACTCTATATAGTGTTTATACTGGCTTACAGATTATCGAAATGAAAAATAAAGATCAAGAAATTGGTCAACAAGTGAATCAACTGACACATTTGGTTGAACGATCTATTGCCGACCTAAGGTGGCTTGCTACGGATTTACATCCACCATCCATGGATGATTACGGTGTGTTTTCTGCACTTAAGGCTTATGTTACTATTTATATTAAAACGTTTGGTACGGAGGTCCTACTTCATTCAATAGGCACAGAGGTTAGATTTTCGGGTTTCAGTGAGAAGTTATTATTTAGAAGCTGTCAAGAAACGCTGAAGATAATAGGTAAGTGTTCAGAAACAGAAGAAATTACGATCATTTTTGATTGGGATGAAAGCAGTGTTAGAATTTCTTTTCATATAAAAGGGTTAAAAGAGTCAAGTATTGATTTGGATGTAGAGATGAAAAAAGTAAAAGCTAAGACATTACTGATACATGGAGATTTAGAAATAAGGAAAGTAAGCGAAATGGAAACGGTGTTAACCATTGATGTTCCATATCCAGTGGAGGTGAATGAGCTTGATCAAAATTCTATTAGTGGATGA
- a CDS encoding methyl-accepting chemotaxis protein: MKRTLTFQLGRIIIGVIFSSLLITSIATYITAYNKIYDAAGIEAYGCAYITTGLLNPLDVDQMLAGDLETSDKVGSSLNWTTAHKDIFEAQYIMKIDGTLIALDDNLKASGFKVGDTFKFDQEAIDMLVEMKHPTYSQAYEYGGMKRLSGYAPIYKDQDPTKEIIAISVIDFNADIVQTRTWDVVSGGLLLGLIPMLIASIITIYLLRKKTQPISQLILHAKEVASGNLAVDKLQVNSKDEVGDLAETLNIMTANLVDIITVLKTSTLQLTKNTETTSVSLQEMNTAIQQVSSSMSEVAIDTAQGTEEASVAVDTLRSLAHSILSTKEIAEASVKTSNKTLESAREGKSKVIEITNKMSGIKTATLETEQSINQLNTITSEIKKITETIYGIASQTNLLALNASIEAARAGEHGKGFAVVADEVRKLAEQSNREVSTVEKLVLQITKGIEKAVQSINESRTSVEQGELAVNETGIALEHILKEVANTVKDINHISEVTTKEAQYSEQTVSRIEGLVYSIENIAANSQEVAASAEETTASLEEISSRSQETVLLSNDLKGIVQKFTI, translated from the coding sequence ATGAAACGAACATTAACCTTTCAATTAGGTCGAATTATTATTGGTGTTATATTTTCATCCCTTCTTATTACGTCCATTGCCACATACATTACCGCCTATAACAAGATTTATGATGCCGCTGGAATTGAAGCATATGGTTGTGCCTATATCACGACAGGCTTACTTAATCCCTTAGATGTTGACCAAATGCTTGCGGGAGATCTTGAAACGAGTGACAAGGTGGGTAGTTCTCTGAATTGGACTACAGCACACAAGGATATTTTTGAAGCACAGTATATAATGAAAATAGACGGAACGCTTATTGCACTAGATGATAACTTGAAAGCATCCGGATTTAAGGTTGGCGATACCTTTAAGTTTGATCAAGAAGCCATAGATATGCTAGTAGAAATGAAGCATCCAACCTATTCACAAGCATATGAGTATGGTGGAATGAAACGTCTATCAGGATATGCTCCTATATATAAAGATCAGGACCCTACAAAAGAAATTATCGCAATCAGTGTTATTGACTTTAATGCTGATATTGTCCAAACACGGACTTGGGATGTAGTAAGTGGCGGACTACTTTTAGGTCTTATTCCGATGCTAATAGCTTCTATTATAACTATATATTTATTGAGAAAGAAAACTCAACCAATCTCTCAACTCATTCTTCATGCAAAGGAAGTGGCTTCAGGCAATTTAGCTGTGGACAAGCTTCAGGTTAATAGTAAGGATGAAGTCGGAGATCTAGCAGAAACGTTAAATATAATGACTGCTAATCTTGTTGATATTATTACAGTACTAAAGACTAGTACTCTTCAACTAACTAAAAATACAGAAACGACCTCCGTTTCTTTACAAGAAATGAATACTGCGATTCAGCAGGTTTCAAGCAGTATGAGCGAAGTTGCCATCGACACAGCACAAGGTACGGAAGAAGCAAGTGTAGCTGTTGATACTTTACGCAGCCTTGCCCATTCTATTCTATCCACGAAGGAAATTGCGGAGGCGAGTGTGAAGACGTCTAATAAAACATTAGAGTCCGCTCGTGAAGGTAAAAGTAAAGTAATTGAGATCACAAATAAAATGTCAGGAATTAAAACAGCAACTCTAGAAACAGAACAATCGATTAACCAACTTAATACCATTACTTCAGAAATTAAAAAGATCACGGAAACCATCTATGGCATTGCCAGTCAAACCAATCTCCTAGCATTAAATGCATCCATTGAAGCTGCTCGTGCAGGTGAACATGGTAAAGGCTTCGCAGTGGTTGCAGATGAGGTTAGAAAGCTTGCTGAGCAATCCAATCGTGAAGTATCGACAGTCGAAAAACTAGTCTTGCAGATTACGAAAGGAATTGAAAAAGCTGTACAATCGATTAATGAAAGCAGAACTAGCGTAGAACAAGGCGAACTAGCTGTGAATGAAACGGGCATAGCTCTTGAACATATTCTAAAAGAAGTAGCTAATACAGTGAAAGATATTAATCATATCTCAGAGGTTACGACAAAAGAAGCACAGTATTCAGAACAAACCGTTTCTAGAATAGAAGGTTTAGTATACTCTATTGAAAATATAGCAGCCAATTCACAAGAAGTTGCAGCTTCTGCAGAAGAAACAACCGCTTCCCTTGAAGAAATCTCAAGTAGATCACAAGAAACTGTATTGCTTTCTAATGATTTAAAAGGAATTGTACAGAAGTTTACGATATAA
- a CDS encoding cytochrome C oxidase subunit II, whose product MSSKQRQSNEQPYLKGTLISVFAIGIFIFISWFSAYIFHLTR is encoded by the coding sequence ATGAGTAGCAAACAAAGGCAAAGCAATGAGCAGCCCTACTTAAAGGGGACACTTATAAGCGTTTTTGCAATCGGAATTTTTATATTTATCTCATGGTTTTCAGCCTATATTTTCC